The DNA sequence ATATGAGACTGAAAAGCTGAAATTAAGCACCTCTGCTGAGAAATTACATAGTGGCCAAGGTGGCTGCCTTTAAAATTACCCCATTGCTTGAGTTTCACCAGATTCAGCATTTGTAAAACAGGATTTTGAATCTCTATGACCCTCTTTGGTCCTCAGGGGTTGCTTACAAAGTCTCAATCACCTGTTTGTCAGCCTGCCATTCCCACGGGAGATAATCAATGCACTCTTTTAAGAGGGTTACATTATAATTAAATGACAAATGCATACCTGTGCAGTGCTGAGAACAAGCTGCTTGGGCTCAGCAGTACAGGCCCCTGAGGTAGCATAGTTCCCCTTTCATTAACCCAGTGCAGGTACCCTCTTGTCATGTCTGCCATTCCAATAGCACGGGCTGAACAGTACAGGAACTTGTAGccatttcttgaaaaaaaaaaaaaaaagactaaatgcattatattatattagattagattagattatagagaaaacaaagcaaaacatgttTATAAGCCTGTGTTGTGTGTTAAATATGCAGATCGCTTTGAGGTGTCAAATCAAATATTGTTGTACTATGTAAACTTACTGGCTAACTTTGTGATAAAGCCGGGCAATGCCCTGATGAGTCCAGTCCTTGCCAAGGGTAGGCAGTATGTGACCCAGTGTGTCAGACCTGAGGTATGGAAAGGGAAGAGTCACTGAACCATATAAAGTCATGAAATGAAAGGTTAAcatcaaacaaatatatattatatgtttatgaaaaacaaaaataacatatcAAAAGGTACATCATGTATAATTATAAGCAGATATTTGAGCAGGATCAATTACTAGCATGTTTACTTGTACATTTCCCACATTTCTAATAGTACTTATAATCTTAGATCTCAGACTTCTAAGGTTTTTCAGTTCCTAGGGTTGGTATGGAATTTAGAAAAAAGGCATTGTTTTCTATCTCCATGGTCTTGGAATTAACTTATTTTCTTCTTCATACATTGTCACATTTACGGTTTGGTAAAGAGCGCTGCACAGTTACACAGCACCAcaaatcctatttaaaaaaaaaaaatgcttcacatAGTTACTTGTATGGGTTGTTTTCTGGCAACATGTGATGAAAAAGCTTTGTTATTATTTGAACTGAAATTCATATACTGAAGTCACAAACGTTCAATGAGTACATACCTGGTAATGGTTCCATCAATATCCGAGATGACAATTTTATCATCCCAGTTCCACAGGTAGATGGTTCCTTCGCAGCGACATGTGCCCTGGTACTGTGTTGTAACACTGAACACCACGTCGTTGGGGCCATTCTTCAGCTGGAGGCTTCCCTGTTAATTAATAAAGGCTTTATTAGTTCTATATGCCCCCTTCAAACATCCTTGATCTGAATATTCTAAATTCCACTTGTCTAGAATTCTACCAAGGaacttaaattaaaattattttgtcTGTAAGAAAAAGGCCTAAATGGTACTGTATGTCAAAGTACCAAACCCCTCAACCAGTATTATGGTAACTAATCTGAACAATAACCTGTTATGTGATCTCTATTTTTTTGAATACGATTTACATTTACATCATTTCAGAAGGACCATTTACAAGCTTTCTGCTGTGGAAATATACTTTTCTAAAGGGAGTGTATAcagcatgtgtgaaaataaacatTGGGGTGGTGGCATATTCCAAAGCTTGACACTGCGGTTCAATGCTGAATTCCATCATTGTTCAGTGCTCACTCGCCAATATGAaagcctgtttttctttttttttactgaagcagAGTGATCATCCCCAAAAGTCAACATCAAAAAACGACTTGCACCACTCATAGCTGGTTGTGATGGAAACTCACCAGCTGCTCGGAGGTGAGCCGGAGAGTTTTCCTGTATAAAACACTTGAAGAGGAGAACATGGGGGCCTCCTGCAGTAAGGCGCTGGAGCTCAGCTTGGAGGCACGGGTGTCTTCATCACTGGAAGAAGACTCGTCTTTCAACCTAAAATAACAAACGGAACAAAACCGCGTAAGGCCCAGACACTGCGTCTACATTTCTCAGTCCCCATGTAAAATAAATGAGTTCTGAGCAGTCGCACAGGTCGATCTGTATTGATTAAATCACAGTATCCTCTCCTGGGGTGACATTTAAGACTGCACGGTGTATAAAGCTGTCCCTAATTGCTCCTTATTCATTCATCATCGCAGATGGCTGTTTgctcattcatttatttactcaTTCATCCAGCCACTTAGTCATTCCCTTACGTTCTCATTCATTTGATTTGGTATTCTGCAGGTTGAGCCAATGTCATTCCTCCTGGGTGCAGCTGAAATGAGTTACATTCCGTTTTCTGCTGACATGTTTTAAAAGCAATTCAAGGAAAAGCAGTCAGAAGATTTAGCCGATATAAAAGAGCAAAGGTAAATACAATTGGTAAATCACAGTATTTGTTATCTTGCAGTGTTCCCTGCTAGAGGTCCTACCCCAACAGTACCTGTTTGAAGAACTCATTTTCCCAGACTCCTCTCCTCCTATAGATCCTGACATACTGCCTCCTGGTTCTGATGTGGATTCCTATAAgaataataaaatgtttgaatTGGTACTCTGGTTTTACTCTAAATACAAGCACAGGCAGTAGTTGAGTATTActttgtggggggtggggtggggtggggggatcAAATTTATTAGACCATAAAGATTTTAAACCAACTATTACACTCATGACAACACAGCGATTATTGACACTGGAGTGACTTAAATAGGTAAGAAACAAAACTGTACTTTAATACCAACTAAACACACAAGGCAGTGTTTTAGGAAATATCTGTACAGTATGTCCTTTATTTCTAAAATATATGTATGTCCTTTATTTCTAGTAAGTGACATCTTTTGTGCCTTCTCTTGGATTTGTGTTTGCAAACAGGGACCTGTATAggttccctgtttttttttttttttaaatcacaaaacagAATATGCTCTGCATTAActcattaagtaccaaattaatCTTTCtttgaaacaaatcacaacacaaagctgtatttatgtaatttgatacattacatttagacttaacttttgcagttaacaaaatatgGAGTAAGTTATCATTACAATAGagttaaaaataacattaaaacaaccGGCAGAtggcagttaaaaatgctccataaaattacaaagtagcctgtcctcaaatgaggacaagaGCACCTAATGGGTTAAGAAACCAATCTTGTCGTATTACAGTGGGAAACGGTTCAGGTGTTTCTGAGCTACtttaatacaaaaatagaacAAGTTAAACTTTGGCTCTGTGCCATATTGGTTGCCAAAACTTACGGTCACAGAAAGGGCACCTACTTTTTGGAGCTGACAATGATCTTGATAAAAGAGGAGTCCCTACCTCTTTGACAGTGCTGTTTCTCCCACGCCACGAAAACCACCACCTGCCCCCTTTCTTGGGCATCTTCTCCTTCATGATGTTTTCCACAGTGGCCTGGAGTAAATGCACAAAATAACTAACAGAACCCACATGCAAAAGCAATTGCAAGctgcaataattaaaaaaaaaaatatataataatatgacAACATACGGGGGATGAGCCAAAGATCTTCGAAAAACAATATGAGAACCCACCCAAAGCACACAAGACATAACTGAAGCATGAATACTTAgcacacatatttaaaaatggaGGAAGACAAAAAACAGGGAATAAAAACAAGTTTACTTGCATTAATAAGCACAATTCACAACAAAACAGATACTTGTGACCATCAAACCGGGTtagtaaatgtaataaaaaagctttaaaatataATAACGTTATGGGTCTATTTTAACAGGAATGCAAGAATAACATCCAAAAAAGTGCTAAATACTGGTACATTGTGATTGGTTCCCAGGTTGTGGTTTACTTCAAAGGAACACGTCTCAGGTAAAACGTGCGAACGCTGAAACAATCGAGCTAAATGCACATCAAAACAGAGCATCTGTACATTTACAGCATGTGGGGCGCTTTATCAGTACAATATGAAGTGGACATGTCATAATGTACAGTTATGCAAACAAGTTGACTCTTGTGTCATTTAACTGTGCAGCATGTGTGGTATACAGCAGAAGCAAACTGTGTAGAAGCAAAAGAATATCTGCGTCTGAAATGGGAGAGGTAATGGGATGCCCTACTACAAAAAGGAAGGTCACACGTCTTAAAGGAATAGCAATTATTGATCGTTCAACAAGAAAGGGAAGACAGACTGCAGAGGACACCAGAAGtgacaataaaaatgcacaacaACCCAAACACTGAATGCAGACAGTGAGCAAGCTCTATCAACCAGAACAGCACACAAGGACTTACACAGGATGCATTCGCACCAGTTACTTGAGGGCGAGTTGATAAAAGTAGCCTATAATGCATTCTCTGTAACAGAGATGTTGTTGTTATTGAGTACTGCTGCTgatctaacattttattttgactCACCTTTGGAAGAGGTTTCTGGAATACCTGCATGGCTACCATCAGAGGTGCAGCAGTTGCCCAGTTATAATACCTAAAACATTAGAAAGACACCGTTTTCAATACCTATGAGAAACATGTTCCAGGGACTAGGCATTGTTGGGAAAACAGCCTGGGTTTATaacatataaattaaatgtattgcttTTGTGTGCAGCATTACCAGCCTTTGAAACGACACTGTCATCTCCTGAAGCATAGCCAGCTGAAAGCCTTCACAACAACTAACCAGCTTAAAACCAGCGCAGGTCAAAAATAATAGATCATGCTAATCATATCAGAATACTGGTCAGAAGTACACTGAGCTGCCCTGCAGGGCAAGATGAAGGGGTATATCCCTGTGAGCAGAATTTtacataagtaaataataaagtacAACCATAAATCACTGAAATgagaaattacattaaaatgaggCATACGCTACCATGTAGTAATATACCACATAACTTACTTGCTTCCAATTTTCACCACCAGATTTGGGTCATCAATGATTGACGGGTTCTCAACAAAATGCTGATACGAAACAGATTTTTCTTGaaacagttctgtaaaaaaaataataataaaaaatagtaaacaaattaaatggaaaacaaatttCAGGAAAATTTAGCTGGAGCAGTACCTCAAATTTACCACAAGGGGGCATTAAGACATTAACTTTTTGTACTTCGTTTAATCAGCATACACTTTTCTTTTGCTGTACCTCTCGTTATCTCCTTGTTGTCAGTTAGTCCACCGCAGAGGGAAATGGCAATGGACGGTAGATCTCCGATTTGGTCTGAGAAGCTGTCGACCCCGCTGTCCACTCCAGAGCTGACAGACTGGGGGGACTGGTTTGCTGACCTGGTTTCACTGTCGGGGCAGCCCTTACCAGGATTGCTGGTTTCACTGCAAGAGGTCAAAAAAGAGAGTTGTCATACAGTACCAGGAAATGTTTTGAAGCAGCATTTTTAGTatgatttgtttttactgttataAAACCCaccatttaaaatggaaattgttTTGTGGGTCCTAAACTTACCTCAAAATCTCTTTTaatagtttcagtattttatacacACTTTAATAATGCCAGGGCTCTGAGTGCCACTGAGGAACTGTATTTACAGGTACTTGACCACTGCATTACCTTTTTGGAAAATACAAAGCTGCAACTTCAGGTTCCAACTCGGTGATGTCATCCAAATAAATACCATCCGCTCCTAGATGTTGACTTCTCTTATCTATAACAGGAACAACAAAATATTCAATTACAGCCTTCTATGTATAGGTCTGGTGTAAAAACTataatattgtttgtaaaatagATTCAATTCGGAAATCTAATTATTACTGTGTAAATTTGATAATATGGAATTCCCAATGTTTAAttatataaagtactgtataataataaaaataataataataataataataataataataataataataataataataataataatgtttgaatATTATTTCAGCTGCTTCAAACTGTAGAACTAGTATTTTTTCTAACAATAATGTGAAAAATCTAATATTTGAAACAGAACCTGTCATAGAACACACCAACTTCCACTCATGGAGAGACAGCAATATCATGCAAGAcactattcacaaaacattaccTTAAATCTAATTCTTAAATTGTTGAAATGTTATTtccataaaaaaatatgtaagtaTATTATatctaaaaatgtgtaaaaaattgaACTGAAGTACCTCTAACTAACCACATGGGGGCACAAACACATTTATCCTTTTCCCTTTTTGCACAGTATAAAACCATATAAGTATATTTAGAGTACAATAGTTTAAATAAGATTAAAAAGATTGTCTGGATGTGTTTATTACTACACCTCGTTTGTGTGATATGCCGTTAATAAAGAGTACAGAAATGTGGTACCTTTCTTTTTAGAAGGGGAATCTGTTTTACTGACTGGCCGTAACTCAGCCTGGCATTGATCCCCATTCTCTGATAATAACGGTGCAGTTGCTCCTAGCATCTCAAAATCAGGCCTGACGTTAAATCCTGTGTCAGCCTGGGGTTCGTGCTCTGAAGCCACTGGTTCAAAGAGTGGAGGGGAGGGTGAAACACTCAGGTGGGCCTCTGAGGTCGAATCACTGGAAATCACCCGAAAGTGAGTGCTTGTTGAAACAGGTATGTTTACCACAGTGGACAGCTCTGACTTCTGTGTGAACGAaggcttaaaacaaaacaaaaaagataactaatatatgtatatacatttttgaTACTGAC is a window from the Acipenser ruthenus unplaced genomic scaffold, fAciRut3.2 maternal haplotype, whole genome shotgun sequence genome containing:
- the LOC131735545 gene encoding phosphatidate phosphatase LPIN1-like isoform X1 codes for the protein MISEDQLVELDGGSSCDSTWSWTQTMNYVGQLAGQVFVQVKELYRGLNPATLSGCIDIIVVRQPDGTLQCSPFHVRFGKMGVLRSREKVVDIEINGEPVSLHMKLGENGEAFFVQETGDDKEIIPSYLATSPILSDRAVLMEAQMKKNSVERHRSSVPSASSQSLISIHVSQTGADCQPGIGSVKKRRKKRRKPKLDSMKREDSGDHSEDEDMFPIDMSSDEEAELADSVRVSARDTYSDEKTSSSNYTQSTVHARSGGEWSPIQSKTIECKGPSCALHVPGSGGLSVSCPQQSSFFQSSDSPGGSRPSTPKSDSELVKPSDKVKQNNPEMLWAWGELPHAAKPSFTQKSELSTVVNIPVSTSTHFRVISSDSTSEAHLSVSPSPPLFEPVASEHEPQADTGFNVRPDFEMLGATAPLLSENGDQCQAELRPVSKTDSPSKKKDKRSQHLGADGIYLDDITELEPEVAALYFPKSETSNPGKGCPDSETRSANQSPQSVSSGVDSGVDSFSDQIGDLPSIAISLCGGLTDNKEITRELFQEKSVSYQHFVENPSIIDDPNLVVKIGSKYYNWATAAPLMVAMQVFQKPLPKATVENIMKEKMPKKGGRWWFSWRGRNSTVKEESTSEPGGSMSGSIGGEESGKMSSSNRLKDESSSSDEDTRASKLSSSALLQEAPMFSSSSVLYRKTLRLTSEQLGSLQLKNGPNDVVFSVTTQYQGTCRCEGTIYLWNWDDKIVISDIDGTITRSDTLGHILPTLGKDWTHQGIARLYHKVSQNGYKFLYCSARAIGMADMTRGYLHWVNERGTMLPQGPVLLSPSSLFSALHRYAFVI
- the LOC131735545 gene encoding phosphatidate phosphatase LPIN1-like isoform X2, encoding MNYVGQLAGQVFVQVKELYRGLNPATLSGCIDIIVVRQPDGTLQCSPFHVRFGKMGVLRSREKVVDIEINGEPVSLHMKLGENGEAFFVQETGDDKEIIPSYLATSPILSDRAVLMEAQMKKNSVERHRSSVPSASSQSLISIHVSQTGADCQPGIGSVKKRRKKRRKPKLDSMKREDSGDHSEDEDMFPIDMSSDEEAELADSVRVSARDTYSDEKTSSSNYTQSTVHARSGGEWSPIQSKTIECKGPSCALHVPGSGGLSVSCPQQSSFFQSSDSPGGSRPSTPKSDSELVKPSDKVKQNNPEMLWAWGELPHAAKPSFTQKSELSTVVNIPVSTSTHFRVISSDSTSEAHLSVSPSPPLFEPVASEHEPQADTGFNVRPDFEMLGATAPLLSENGDQCQAELRPVSKTDSPSKKKDKRSQHLGADGIYLDDITELEPEVAALYFPKSETSNPGKGCPDSETRSANQSPQSVSSGVDSGVDSFSDQIGDLPSIAISLCGGLTDNKEITRELFQEKSVSYQHFVENPSIIDDPNLVVKIGSKYYNWATAAPLMVAMQVFQKPLPKATVENIMKEKMPKKGGRWWFSWRGRNSTVKEESTSEPGGSMSGSIGGEESGKMSSSNRLKDESSSSDEDTRASKLSSSALLQEAPMFSSSSVLYRKTLRLTSEQLGSLQLKNGPNDVVFSVTTQYQGTCRCEGTIYLWNWDDKIVISDIDGTITRSDTLGHILPTLGKDWTHQGIARLYHKVSQNGYKFLYCSARAIGMADMTRGYLHWVNERGTMLPQGPVLLSPSSLFSALHRYAFVI